The following proteins are encoded in a genomic region of Zea mays cultivar B73 chromosome 9, Zm-B73-REFERENCE-NAM-5.0, whole genome shotgun sequence:
- the LOC100274584 gene encoding uncharacterized protein isoform X1, with protein MTWHEDLATHVGNTGVRLPGAGGHAPAAANVAAAGAGWYGEEEEGRAEEGWAQQAKGFAESTAEMLRELGRGLWDVAAQSLAGAEDSEVARRLRKRAAATGKRLSFMNEYLPEERDPVRCWLTVAAVAFVSLLVLGFGSGNETPVELPKKLIIGPPSADRIQLPDGRHLAYQEQGVSANRARFSLIYPHSFLSSRLAGIPGIRASLLEEFGVRLVTYDLPGFGESDPHIGRNLNSSAMDMLYLANALNIPEKFWVVGYSGGGMHAWSALRYIPDRIAGAAMFAPMANPYDSKMTKDERRKTWDSWSTKRKLMHILARRFPSLLPFFYRQTFLSGKQGHPESWLSLSLGKKDKTLLEGPAFNAFWERNVAESVRQGDARPFVEEAVLQVSDWGFSLSDIQMQKKEARGFFELIKSLFNQAEREWVGFLGPIHIWQGMDDRVISPSVAEFVRRLVPGATVHKLLDEGHFSYFCFCDECHRQIFSTLFGIPQGPMNPAPQPSEVVSELNEEITVPDNVTDQEQGKSGLP; from the exons ATGACGTGGCACGAGGACCTGGCCACTCACGTGGGGAACACGGGCGTTCGCCTCCCCGGCGCCGGAGGTCACGCGCCGGCGGCGGCGAATGTTGCTGCGGCGGGGGCCGGGTGGTACGGGGAGGAGGAAGAGGGGAGGGCGGAGGAGGGGTGGGCGCAGCAGGCGAAGGGGTTCGCGGAGTCGACGGCGGAGATGCTGCGGGAGCTGGGCCGGGGGCTGTGGGACGTCGCCGCGCAGAGCCTCGCCGGCGCCGAGGACAGCGAGGTGGCGCGGCGGCTCCGGAAGCGGGCGGCGGCTACGGGGAAGCGCCTCAGCTTCATGAACGAGTACCTCCCCGAGGAGCGCGACCCGGTGAGGTGTTGGCTCACCGTCGCCGCAGTCGCATTCGTCTCGCTCCTAG TTTTAGGTTTTGGGAGTGGCAATGAAACTCCAGTAGAGCTTCCAAAGAAACTTATCATCGGCCCCCCAAGTGCTGATAGAATCCAACTTCCTGATGGACGGCATCTGGCTTATCAAGAACAAGGAGTTTCAGCTAACAGAGCAAGATTTTCACTGATttatcctcattcttttctttcatcAAGGCTAGCAG GAATCCCTGGAATTAGAGCATCTCTTCTGGAAGAATTTGGAGTACGACTTGTGACCTATGATCTTCCTGGTTTTGGTGAGAGCGATCCACACATAGGCCGGAATCTCAATTCTTCTGCAATGGACATGCTCTATCTGGCTAATGCTCTCAATATTCCGGAGAAGTTCTGGGTTGTGGGCTATTCTGGAGGTGGAATGCATGCCTGGAGTGCTCTTCGTTACATTCCTGATCGCATTGCTG GTGCAGCAATGTTCGCACCTATGGCAAATCCATATGACTCCAAGATGACCAAAGATGAGAGGCGTAAAACATGGGATAGCTGGTCAACGAAACGGAAACTGATGCACATTTTAGCTCGGAGGTTTCCATCACTACTACCATTCTTTTATCGCCAAACCTTTCTTTCTGGAAAGCAAGGACATCCAGAGAGTTGGTTGTCGCTGTCATTGGGGAAGAAG GACAAAACTTTACTGGAAGGTCCTGCGTTCAATGCATTCTGGGAAAGGAATGTTGCAGAGTCTGTGCGCCAGGGAGATGCAAGGCCATTTGTGGAGGAAGCTGTGCTGCAAGTATCTGACTGGGGTTTCAGCCTATCTGACATCCAAATGCAGAAGAAAGAGGCTCGAGGCTTTTTTGAACTCATCAAGTCTCTCTTCAATCAGGCTGAAAGAGAGTGGGTGGGATTTCTGGGCCCAATACATATATGGCAG GGGATGGATGACCGAGTGATCTCGCCGTCAGTGGCTGAATTTGTGCGGCGGTTGGTTCCAGGAGCCACGGTCCACAAGCTTCTTGATGAAGGTCACTTCTCATACTTCTGCTTCTGTGACGAGTGCCACAGGCAGATATTCTCCACcctcttcggcattccccagggCCCTATGAACCCTGCACCGCAACCCAGCGAGGTCGTTTCAGAGCTCAACGAAGAAATAACAGTACCAGACAATGTCACAGATCAGGAACAAGGAAAATCAGGCCTGCCCTGA
- the LOC113687178 gene encoding Probable glucuronosyltransferase Os03g0287800-like has translation MGSSTDHGGAGWRGKKQGSQLWKKALLHSSLCFVMGFFTGFAPSSVSDWTSAAAAAGSSSSSSHVVRALPAGGALNRSLLAHGAGPGYDRAASPRPLLVVVTTTESTPVASGERAAALTRTAHALRLVAPPLLWVVVEAAPDAPATARQLRATGLMYRHLTYRDNFTAAGAGKERHHQRNVALGHVEHHRLAGVVLFAGLDDVLDLRLFDQIREISAFGAWPVATMWRDEREVVVRGPACSSSAVTGWFSQDLSDGTAAAASTTSTARARPSGEVDVHGFAFNSSVLWDPERWGRYPTSEPDKSQDSTKFVQQVVLEDLSKVKGIPSDCSEVMVWHVDTAAPSPSSPQNKRR, from the exons ATGGGGTCGTCCACGGACCACGGTGGCGCCGGTTGGCGGGGCAAGAAGCAGGGGTCGCAGCTGTGGAAGAAGGCGCTGCTGCATTCCTCCCTCTGCTTCGTCATGGGCTTCTTCACCGGCTTCGCGCCGTCGTCCGTGTCCGACTGGAcgtccgcggcggcggcggcgggcagcagcagcagcagcagccacgtgGTACGGGCGCTGCCGGCGGGCGGGGCCTTGAACCGGAGCCTGCTGGCGCACGGCGCGGGGCCTGGCTACGACCGGGCAGCGTCTCCGCGCCCGCTCCTGGTGGTCGTCACGACGACGGAGTCGACGCCCGTGGCGTCCGGCGAGCGGGCCGCCGCGCTGACGCGGACGGCGCACGCGCTGCGGCTGGTGGCGCCGCCGCTGCTGTGGGTGGTCGTGGAGGCCGCCCCGGACGCGCCGGCCACGGCGCGGCAGCTGCGCGCCACGGGGCTCATGTACCGCCACCTGACGTACAGGGACAACTTCACCGCCGCGGGCGCGGGCAAGGAGCGCCACCACCAGCGCAACGTGGCGCTCGGGCACGTCGAGCACCACCGCCTCGCCGGCGTCGTCCTCTTCGCGGGCCTCGACGACGTGCTGGACCTCCGCCTCTTCGACCAGATCAGGGAGATCAG CGCGTTCGGTGCGTGGCCGGTGGCGACGATGTGGCGGGACGAGAGGGAGGTCGTCGTGCGGGGCCCCGCGTGCAGCTCGTCCGCGGTCACCGGCTGGTTCTCCCAGGACCTGAGCGACGGCACCGCGGCTGCTGCCTCTACCACCTCCACCGCGAGGGCGAGGCCTTCTGGCGAGGTGGacgtccacggcttcgccttcaacAGCTCCGTGCTCTGGGACCCCGAGCGCTGGGGCCGCTACCCGACCTCCGAGCCCGACAAGTCCCAG GACTCCACGAAGTTCGTCCAGCAAGTGGTTCTGGAAGATCTTAGCAAGGTGAAGGGCATTCCTTCCGATTGTTCAGAGGTCATGGTATGGCACGTCGATACGGCCGCGCCTTCTCCCTCGTCTCCGCAGAACAAGAGGAGATAG
- the LOC100274584 gene encoding uncharacterized protein isoform X2 — translation MTWHEDLATHVGNTGVRLPGAGGHAPAAANVAAAGAGWYGEEEEGRAEEGWAQQAKGFAESTAEMLRELGRGLWDVAAQSLAGAEDSEVARRLRKRAAATGKRLSFMNEYLPEERDPVRCWLTVAAVAFVSLLVLGFGSGNETPVELPKKLIIGPPSADRIQLPDGRHLAYQEQGVSANRARFSLIYPHSFLSSRLAGIPGIRASLLEEFGVRLVTYDLPGFGESDPHIGRNLNSSAMDMLYLANALNIPEKFWVVGYSGGGMHAWSALRYIPDRIAGAAMFAPMANPYDSKMTKDERRKTWDSWSTKRKLMHILARRFPSLLPFFYRQTFLSGKQGHPESWLSLSLGKKDKTLLEGPAFNAFWERNVAESVRQGDARPFVEEAVLQVSDWGFSLSDIQMQKKEARGFFELIKSLFNQAEREWVGFLGPIHIWQPNKGFPKAEALTFHISIGDG, via the exons ATGACGTGGCACGAGGACCTGGCCACTCACGTGGGGAACACGGGCGTTCGCCTCCCCGGCGCCGGAGGTCACGCGCCGGCGGCGGCGAATGTTGCTGCGGCGGGGGCCGGGTGGTACGGGGAGGAGGAAGAGGGGAGGGCGGAGGAGGGGTGGGCGCAGCAGGCGAAGGGGTTCGCGGAGTCGACGGCGGAGATGCTGCGGGAGCTGGGCCGGGGGCTGTGGGACGTCGCCGCGCAGAGCCTCGCCGGCGCCGAGGACAGCGAGGTGGCGCGGCGGCTCCGGAAGCGGGCGGCGGCTACGGGGAAGCGCCTCAGCTTCATGAACGAGTACCTCCCCGAGGAGCGCGACCCGGTGAGGTGTTGGCTCACCGTCGCCGCAGTCGCATTCGTCTCGCTCCTAG TTTTAGGTTTTGGGAGTGGCAATGAAACTCCAGTAGAGCTTCCAAAGAAACTTATCATCGGCCCCCCAAGTGCTGATAGAATCCAACTTCCTGATGGACGGCATCTGGCTTATCAAGAACAAGGAGTTTCAGCTAACAGAGCAAGATTTTCACTGATttatcctcattcttttctttcatcAAGGCTAGCAG GAATCCCTGGAATTAGAGCATCTCTTCTGGAAGAATTTGGAGTACGACTTGTGACCTATGATCTTCCTGGTTTTGGTGAGAGCGATCCACACATAGGCCGGAATCTCAATTCTTCTGCAATGGACATGCTCTATCTGGCTAATGCTCTCAATATTCCGGAGAAGTTCTGGGTTGTGGGCTATTCTGGAGGTGGAATGCATGCCTGGAGTGCTCTTCGTTACATTCCTGATCGCATTGCTG GTGCAGCAATGTTCGCACCTATGGCAAATCCATATGACTCCAAGATGACCAAAGATGAGAGGCGTAAAACATGGGATAGCTGGTCAACGAAACGGAAACTGATGCACATTTTAGCTCGGAGGTTTCCATCACTACTACCATTCTTTTATCGCCAAACCTTTCTTTCTGGAAAGCAAGGACATCCAGAGAGTTGGTTGTCGCTGTCATTGGGGAAGAAG GACAAAACTTTACTGGAAGGTCCTGCGTTCAATGCATTCTGGGAAAGGAATGTTGCAGAGTCTGTGCGCCAGGGAGATGCAAGGCCATTTGTGGAGGAAGCTGTGCTGCAAGTATCTGACTGGGGTTTCAGCCTATCTGACATCCAAATGCAGAAGAAAGAGGCTCGAGGCTTTTTTGAACTCATCAAGTCTCTCTTCAATCAGGCTGAAAGAGAGTGGGTGGGATTTCTGGGCCCAATACATATATGGCAG CCGAATAAGGGATTCCCGAAGGCTGAAGCACTAACCTTTCATATCTCAATAGGGGATGGATGA
- the LOC100274584 gene encoding uncharacterized protein LOC100274584 yields MTWHEDLATHVGNTGVRLPGAGGHAPAAANVAAAGAGWYGEEEEGRAEEGWAQQAKGFAESTAEMLRELGRGLWDVAAQSLAGAEDSEVARRLRKRAAATGKRLSFMNEYLPEERDPVRCWLTVAAVAFVSLLVLGFGSGNETPVELPKKLIIGPPSADRIQLPDGRHLAYQEQGVSANRARFSLIYPHSFLSSRLAGIPGIRASLLEEFGVRLVTYDLPGFGESDPHIGRNLNSSAMDMLYLANALNIPEKFWVVGYSGGGMHAWSALRYIPDRIAGAAMFAPMANPYDSKMTKDERRKTWDSWSTKRKLMHILARRFPSLLPFFYRQTFLSGKQGHPESWLSLSLGKKDKTLLEGPAFNAFWERNVAESVRQGDARPFVEEAVLQVSDWGFSLSDIQMQKKEARGFFELIKSLFNQAEREWVGFLGPIHIWQVCTLFS; encoded by the exons ATGACGTGGCACGAGGACCTGGCCACTCACGTGGGGAACACGGGCGTTCGCCTCCCCGGCGCCGGAGGTCACGCGCCGGCGGCGGCGAATGTTGCTGCGGCGGGGGCCGGGTGGTACGGGGAGGAGGAAGAGGGGAGGGCGGAGGAGGGGTGGGCGCAGCAGGCGAAGGGGTTCGCGGAGTCGACGGCGGAGATGCTGCGGGAGCTGGGCCGGGGGCTGTGGGACGTCGCCGCGCAGAGCCTCGCCGGCGCCGAGGACAGCGAGGTGGCGCGGCGGCTCCGGAAGCGGGCGGCGGCTACGGGGAAGCGCCTCAGCTTCATGAACGAGTACCTCCCCGAGGAGCGCGACCCGGTGAGGTGTTGGCTCACCGTCGCCGCAGTCGCATTCGTCTCGCTCCTAG TTTTAGGTTTTGGGAGTGGCAATGAAACTCCAGTAGAGCTTCCAAAGAAACTTATCATCGGCCCCCCAAGTGCTGATAGAATCCAACTTCCTGATGGACGGCATCTGGCTTATCAAGAACAAGGAGTTTCAGCTAACAGAGCAAGATTTTCACTGATttatcctcattcttttctttcatcAAGGCTAGCAG GAATCCCTGGAATTAGAGCATCTCTTCTGGAAGAATTTGGAGTACGACTTGTGACCTATGATCTTCCTGGTTTTGGTGAGAGCGATCCACACATAGGCCGGAATCTCAATTCTTCTGCAATGGACATGCTCTATCTGGCTAATGCTCTCAATATTCCGGAGAAGTTCTGGGTTGTGGGCTATTCTGGAGGTGGAATGCATGCCTGGAGTGCTCTTCGTTACATTCCTGATCGCATTGCTG GTGCAGCAATGTTCGCACCTATGGCAAATCCATATGACTCCAAGATGACCAAAGATGAGAGGCGTAAAACATGGGATAGCTGGTCAACGAAACGGAAACTGATGCACATTTTAGCTCGGAGGTTTCCATCACTACTACCATTCTTTTATCGCCAAACCTTTCTTTCTGGAAAGCAAGGACATCCAGAGAGTTGGTTGTCGCTGTCATTGGGGAAGAAG GACAAAACTTTACTGGAAGGTCCTGCGTTCAATGCATTCTGGGAAAGGAATGTTGCAGAGTCTGTGCGCCAGGGAGATGCAAGGCCATTTGTGGAGGAAGCTGTGCTGCAAGTATCTGACTGGGGTTTCAGCCTATCTGACATCCAAATGCAGAAGAAAGAGGCTCGAGGCTTTTTTGAACTCATCAAGTCTCTCTTCAATCAGGCTGAAAGAGAGTGGGTGGGATTTCTGGGCCCAATACATATATGGCAGGTTTGTACTCTGTTCTCTTAA